The nucleotide sequence AATAGGTGATCAAGGGCATCCGCGTGCCGCCTTCCCATCGACTGTACTTTCCGCCACGCCAGGGACCGGCGGCCTGGTGGTCCCCTGATCGGTTGATCGCGCCGTCCCAATACCCGTCGAACAACACGGGGCCGTTGTCGGATGAAAGAATGATCAAAGTGTTTTGTTCCAAACCTTCGCTGCGTAGTGTTTCGACGAACCGGCCGACGCACCAATCGAACACCATCAGAGCGTCACCACGCGGTCCCAGGCCGGATGATCCGGCGAATCGTGGGTGAATGACGCGGGGAACATGGTTTTCGTTGGGCGCATAGTACAAAAAGAACGGTTGGTCTTTGTTCCTGCGGACAAAGCCGATTGCCTCGTTCAAGTACGTATCGGCCATGTCTTCGTCTTTAAAGCGGGCCGCTTTTCCACCGGTCATGTACCCGATTCGGCTGACGCCGTTAACGATCGTGCAGGAATGCTGATCATCGGCTTGGACCTTCAACAATTCAGGGTGCGATCGTCCGGTCGGTTCATTGCCGATCTTGGATTGATAGTTCACACCAATGGGATCACTGGGATCGAGATCGACGACACGCCCGTCGCGGATGTAGACCGACGGGACTCGGTCAGCAGTGGCGGCCATATTGAACGATTCGTCGAATCCGACCTCGGCGGGACCGGGTGCAATCTTGCCGTTCCAGTCCAGCGGCTGGTCGGCGTGTCCCAGCCCCAAGTGCCACTTGCCGACCAATCCGGTGCGGTATCCGGCCGATCGCAGGAAGCCGACAAGATTGGGTCGGTCGGTATCGATGATCAGGGGTGCATTGCCCGGAAGGATCTTTGCAGCCTGGTTTCGAAACGCGTACTGTCCGGTCAACAAAGAATACCGTGACGGGGTGCAAGTCGCCGCCGTGCAGTACGCGGACGTGAATCGCATGCCGCCATCGGCCAAGGCGTCGATGTTTGCCGTATCGACACCGGTTCCGCCATAACATCCGAAGTCGCCGTACCCGATGTCGTCACCATAGATAACGACGATGTTGGGCAATTCCCTTGCATCCCCGGCCGCGCAGTCGCGATCGACGCCGACCAATAATAAGCCGCCGATCGCGATGACGAACGCAACAAACATGTCCACGAGCGGTCGAACTTGGCCAGACGATAAACGCATCTTGATGCCAACCATTCCGAAGTGATTCACCA is from Crateriforma conspicua and encodes:
- a CDS encoding sulfatase family protein, which encodes MMRSSLVNHFGMVGIKMRLSSGQVRPLVDMFVAFVIAIGGLLLVGVDRDCAAGDARELPNIVVIYGDDIGYGDFGCYGGTGVDTANIDALADGGMRFTSAYCTAATCTPSRYSLLTGQYAFRNQAAKILPGNAPLIIDTDRPNLVGFLRSAGYRTGLVGKWHLGLGHADQPLDWNGKIAPGPAEVGFDESFNMAATADRVPSVYIRDGRVVDLDPSDPIGVNYQSKIGNEPTGRSHPELLKVQADDQHSCTIVNGVSRIGYMTGGKAARFKDEDMADTYLNEAIGFVRRNKDQPFFLYYAPNENHVPRVIHPRFAGSSGLGPRGDALMVFDWCVGRFVETLRSEGLEQNTLIILSSDNGPVLFDGYWDGAINRSGDHQAAGPWRGGKYSRWEGGTRMPLITYWPGTISPGVSDALISQVDLFRSIAALIKMPFPDDAAMDGQDVSAALLGHTDQGRDFVIQEALTQLAVRQGDWKYLPPGSITERGGIDQWKSITVDEPGWLFNLADDPGELKNVAADHPDKVAQLRRIIADVAPEKVIGAEGLNKKQLGF